A genomic region of Palaemon carinicauda isolate YSFRI2023 chromosome 11, ASM3689809v2, whole genome shotgun sequence contains the following coding sequences:
- the LOC137650129 gene encoding uncharacterized protein: MERAKSTLHQFLLGILVLTLTSSFGSARKAVHQASPFCTLLSDEIMSCDFDHIDEHVQFDKLDSEVGRKIKTVYLKDIGQLAVSGTPCVNLHLDNITEATFIQAHTCHDVGDISMTIANSKVNIVPKYVTHLHMESSTADWLTGDKGFKALSVVNSRIKTLNVDKALSEPVIARFESVTIDVFEELKLENKAQLLLVNATINRFKSNSLQLTNAQGTISMSHIKISEEKAIKLEEKGVLTLSDNTGTFTFSGPAGIPLNQKEPPRAPGVPPPNIKPRPHQQASSPLIWIIPTVVAVVEAMIIMVNCTNWFPALKSKRNRKLSEREGLSGSEYGMMPDSVYYATGDYGSVNKRRVGMDS, from the exons ATGGAGAGAGCCAAGTCGACATTGCATCAGTTTCTGCTCGGAATTCTCGTGCTGACCTTGACGTCGAGCTTTGGAAGTGCGAGGAAAGCTGTCCACCAGGCATCGCCTTTCTGCACTCTACTCTCCGATGAGATAATGTCGTGTGACTTCGATCACATAGATGAG CATGTGCAGTTTGACAAACTGGACAGTGAAGTTGGAAGAAAAATCAAAACGGTCTATCTCAAAGACATCGGACAGTTGGCCGTCTCAGGCACCCCTTGCGTTAACCTACACTTGGATAACATCACAGAGGCAACATTCATTCAAGCCCATACCTGTCATGACGTAGGTGACATTTCTATGACAATAGCAAACTCTAAGGTTAATATTGTGCCAAAATATGTCACACACCTGCACATGGAGAGTTCCACTGCTGATTGGCTCACTGGTGACAAAGGATTCAAAGCTCTGTCGGTAGTCAACTCTCGAATTAAAACGCTGAACGTTGACAAGGCCCTCAGTGAACCCGTCATTGCTAGGTTTGAGAGCGTCACGATTGACGTTTTTGAGGAGCTCAAACTGGAAAATAAAGCCCAGTTACTTCTAGTTAACGCAACAATCAACAGGTTCAAATCGAATAGCTTGCAACTAACCAATGCGCAAGGTACTATTAGCATGAGCCACATTAAAATTTCCGAGGAAAAGGCAATCAAGCTAGAAGAGAAGGGTGTTCTAACGCTCAGCGATAATACTGGTACCTTCACGTTTTCTGGACCAGCAGGGATACCTCTTAACCAAAAAGAACCACCTCGTGCCCCTGGAGTGCCACCTCCAAACATTAAACCCCGCCCTCACCAGCAGGCCTCGTCTCCACTGATATGGATTATACCAACTGTCGTAGCAGTAGTGGAAGCCATGATCATCATGGTTAACTGCACAAATTGGTTCCCTGCTCTCAAGAGTAAACGGAATCGGAAATTATCAGAACGGGAAGGACTCTCCGGTTCGGAGTATGGTATGATGCCGGACTCTGTGTACTACGCCACCGGAGATTATGGATCAGTGAATAAAAGGAGGGTTGGCATGGACTCTTGA